TCGAGCAGGGCCGCCATATCGCCGGCGAAACCGCGCATGTGCACCACCATGATCGCGCGGACCTGCGGAGTCCACCGGCGTCGCAGATCGGCCACGTCCAAATGCAGGTTCTCGTCGACGTCGACGAGAAACGGCGTGCATCCGGCGAGCAGGATCGCACTGGGCGTCGCCGCGAAAGTGAAACCGGGACAAGCGATCAGGCTGCCGAGCGGAATGCCCGCGCCCATGATCGCCAAGGCCAGCGCGGTGGTGCCGCTGGAGGTGGCCAGGGCGTGCTTGCAGCCGAAATAGCGGCACAGTTCGGCTTCGAATCCGGCGCACTCGGTCTCGTGTGCGGGCCGGTAGTCGTAGCGGAAATAGAGGTGGCTGCGAATGGCGCGCAACGCCGCCGCCTCGTCTTCGGGATAGACGCACACGGCGCCTCGGTCATAGGTCGGCCAGGGCGCCGATCGGACGGGAACGCCGCCGTCCAGCGCCAGCCGCGAATCGGTAGCTATCCGTGCGCCCGGCAGTTGCCGGGTCGATGCCGAATGGTCTATCTCATTATCCGCCATCGGAATTCCTTGCCAAACAAACAGTAGAACATCGGCGAGCCGCCACCGCATCGTCCGTCGAGTTTCCCCCGGGGAAATGGTAGGACGTCCGTGGAACGGTACACCGAAATTTCATTCCGGATACCCGAAATCGATTGCCCAGCAATGCGGTCTATTGTTGAGACGTCACCGAAATCGCCTTGCCCAGGCAGGCGAAATGAGAGCGCGCGGATATGACGCGGATGCGCCAGAGCGCGAAAGCGGCCACGGCCGAAAGGCTTCCGGACACACGAAAACGCCCGCATCCTGCGGTGGCCGGTGGGTGGGCGCGCGGGATGCGGGCGGTTCGGGGATCAGGCGATGATGCGGAGCGGCTGCTCCAGCAGCTCCTTCAGGTGGGCGAGGAACTGGGCGGCGACCGCGCCGTCGATGGCGCGGTGATCGGCGGACAGGGTGACGCGCAGGATCTTGCGTGTCACCACCGCCCCGTCGGCGAGGCGCAGTTCGTCGGCCGCCGCACCGACCGCGAGGATCGCGGACTCCGGCGGATTGATGACGGCGGTGAACTGCTCGATCCCGAACATGCCGAGATTGGAGATGGTGAACGTGCCGCCGGACATCTCGTCCGCGCGGAGCTTGCGCTCGCGCGCCCGCACGGCCTTGTCCCTGGTCTCGGCCGCCAGCTCGGAAACGCTCTTGCGATCCGCGTCGCGCAGTACCGGCACGAGCAGACCCGCCGGGGTGGCCACCGCGACACCGAGATGAATCCCGTTGTGCCGCAGCAGCTTGTCGCCCGCGAAGCTGACATTGACCGCAGGGTCCTTGCGCAGTGTGGTGGCAACCGCCTTGACCAGCAGGTCGTTGAGGCTGACCTTGCCCTCGTCCGCGGCCGCCAGCGTCGTGTTGAGCTGCGTGCGGAAGGCGAGCAGGTCGGTCACGTCGATCGCGGTGGTCAGGTAGATGTGCGGGGCCTGCTGCTTGCTCTCGGTGAGCCGGACCGCGGAGACCCGTTGAATGTTGGTGAGCGGGATCTCTTCGTAGTCGACCGTCGCCAGGACAGGCTGTGCGGTAACGACACTCGGTGCGGGCGCGGGAGCAGCCGGTACGGCGGGTGCCTCGGTCGCTGGGCTGGGCGCGGCAGCAGGGCTGGGCGCGGCGGTGGTGCCGGATGCGGCGATCCGGCGGTGCGCGGCTTCCACGTCCTGACGGGTGATCCGGCCGCCGGGGCCGGTGCCGACGACCGCGGCGAGATCGACCCCCAGTTCCCGCGCGATCTTGCGAGCCAGGGGAGACGACTTCTTGCGGTCGTCCGCGCCGACAGTGGGATCGCTCTGCGCCGCAGGCGTTTCCTGGACCGGGTCGGCCGGACGGGCTTGCGCCGGAGCGGTCTCGGCTGGTTGTGCCGCCGCAGCCGAATCCGCCGGTTGCGCCACGGCCGCCGAATTCGCCTGTGGCGCAGTGCCGCTACCGTCCCCGACGATCGCGATGGGCTCGCCGATCGGCACGCGCACCCCCGGCGCGGCGAGGATCTGTTCGAGCACGCCGTCCTCGTACGCCTCGAGTTCCATGAGCGCCTTGTCGGTTTCGATCTCCGCGACGACCTCGCCGCGGGTGATCTGCTCGCCGACCTGCTTGAGCCAGGCGGAGACGACGCCGTCCTCCATGGTGTCGGAGAGCCGGGGCATGGTGATTTCGGGCATGGTCAGGACCTCCGGCCGACGGCCGCAAGGGTTTCCACCGCGGCGGTGTAGAGCGAATCCGCGGACGGCAGGGCGAGCTTCTCCAGCGGTTTCGCGTAGGGGAGCGGAACCTCGGCCATCGCGACGCGACGAACCGGGGCGTCGAGGTAGTCGAACGCGCCGTCGGAGATCGAGGCCGCGATCTCGGCGCCGATCCCGTAGGTGAGCCAGTCGTCCTCGCCGACGACCGCGCAGCCGGTCTTGCGCACCGACGCGATCAGCGTCTCGCGGTCCAGCGGGCGCAGGCTGCGCAGATCGATCACTTCGGCGGAAACACCCTCGGCGGCAAGGCGTTCGGCGACCTGGGTGGCGACGGTGGCCATCCGGGAGTAGCCGATGAGCGTGATGTCGGTGCCGGCCCGGGTGACCGCGGCCTTGCCGATCTGCGCGGCCGGAAGGTCCACCGGCACTTCGCCCTTGGTGTTGTAGAGCGACAGGTTCTCCAGGAACAGGACCGGATCGTCGTCCTCGATCGCGGCCTTGAGCAGTGCGCGGGCATCGGCGGGCGTGCTCGGCGCCACCACCTTCAAGCCGGGCACGAAGGCGTAGTACAGCTCGATGTTCTGCGAATGCGTCGCGCCGAGCTGCTGGCCGCCGCCGCCCGGCGTGCGGATGACCATGGGCACGCTGGTCTGCCCGCCGAACATGCCGTAGATCTTGGCGGCGTGGTTGACGATCTGGTCCAGCGCGAGCAGTGAGAAGTTGATCGTCATGATCTCCACCACGGGGCGCAGGCCCAGCATGGCGGCGCCGATCGCGGCGCCGACGAAACCTTCTTCGGCGATCGGAGTGTCGCGTACTCGCTTCTCGCCGAATTCGGCGAGCAGTCCGGCGGTGATCTTGTAGGAGCCTTCGAAGACGCCGATCTCTTCCCCGATCAGGAAGACGTCGTCGTCGCGGCGCATCTCCTCACGCAGGGTTTCGCGCAGCGCTTCGCGATAGGTCATGACAGGCGCTGGGGGATGGGTAGGCACAGTTGGTCCTCAGACGGTGAAGAGCGGGTCGGCGGGCAGACGGCGGGAGTCGCTCGGGACCGGCGTGGCGTAGTTGTAGTCGAACAGGCTCGACGGGTCCGGGTGCGGGCTCGCATCGGCGAATTCCACCGCGGCGGCTACGCTTTCGGTCACCTCCCGTTCGATCTCGGCCAGCGACTGATCGGTGAGCACGTCGGCGGCGAGCAATCGGTGCTGCCACAGCGCGATCGGATCGTGTTCGCGCGCCGTGGCCACCGCTTCGGTGCTGCGGTATTTGGCCGGGTCGACCACCGAGTGGCCCTTGAGCCGGTAGCTGACCGCCTCCAGTAGCGCCGGTTTCCCTTCGCGGCGTGCGGCTTCGATGAGCTCGCTCGCCATATCGCGCACGGCGAGCACGTCGGTGCCGTCCACCCGTTCGCCGCGCATGCGGTAGGCGGCGGCCCGCTTCCACAGATCCGGCTCGGCCGAGGAGTGCTCGACCGTGGTGCCCATGCCGGTCTGGTTGTTGATCACCAGGAAGACCACCGGGAGCCGCCACAGCGCGGCGATGTTGAGCGATTCGTGGAACGCGCCGATATTGGTGGTGCCCTCGCCCATCTGGCACACCACCACGTCGTCCCCGCCGCGGTAGTCGATGGCCAGGGCCGCGCCGATGGCGAGCGGAACCTGGCCGCCCACAATGGCGTAGCCGCCCAGCAGGCGGGTCGCGGTGTCGTACATGTGCATCGAGCCGCCCCAGCCCTTGGAAGTGCCGGTGGCGCGGCCGTACAGCTCGGCCATCACCCGGCCCGGCTCGATGCCTTTGGCCAGCGCGTAACCGTGCTCGCGGTAGTTGGTGAACAGGTAGTCGGTGGGCCGCATCGCGGCGCCGAGGCCGACCACGGTGGCTTCCTCGCCGAGGTTCAGGTGGCAGTAGCCGCCGATCTTGGCCTGCTGGTAGCTCTGCGCGGTGCGCTCTTCGAAACGCCGCACGAACAGCATGTCGCGGAACAGGCCGCGCAGGATCGCGGGATCTTCGGTGGCGAAGGCGGATTCGGCGGTGACGGGCGCGGACTTGGTGGTTCGCCGCGTGGTTTTGCGCGGAGCGCTCGTGGTGGTCATCTGCGGCTCCTAACGCTTACGCGGCGCGATGTGCACCGGCAGTCCGAGCCCGGCCAGCGCCGTCTCCATGCCGATCTCGCCGAGGGTGGGGTGGGCGTGAATGGTGTCGGCCAGCTCGTCGAGCGTCGCCTCCAGGGCGATGGCCAGCGCGCCCTCGGTGATCAGGTCGCTGGCCGACGGACCGATGATGTGCACGCCGAGCACTTCCCGATGCTGTTGCCCGGCAACGATCTTCATGATGCCCTCGGTGTCGCCGAAGGTTTTCGCCCGGCCCAGCGCCGCGAACGGGAACTTGG
This genomic stretch from Nocardia brasiliensis ATCC 700358 harbors:
- a CDS encoding dihydrolipoamide acetyltransferase family protein — translated: MPEITMPRLSDTMEDGVVSAWLKQVGEQITRGEVVAEIETDKALMELEAYEDGVLEQILAAPGVRVPIGEPIAIVGDGSGTAPQANSAAVAQPADSAAAAQPAETAPAQARPADPVQETPAAQSDPTVGADDRKKSSPLARKIARELGVDLAAVVGTGPGGRITRQDVEAAHRRIAASGTTAAPSPAAAPSPATEAPAVPAAPAPAPSVVTAQPVLATVDYEEIPLTNIQRVSAVRLTESKQQAPHIYLTTAIDVTDLLAFRTQLNTTLAAADEGKVSLNDLLVKAVATTLRKDPAVNVSFAGDKLLRHNGIHLGVAVATPAGLLVPVLRDADRKSVSELAAETRDKAVRARERKLRADEMSGGTFTISNLGMFGIEQFTAVINPPESAILAVGAAADELRLADGAVVTRKILRVTLSADHRAIDGAVAAQFLAHLKELLEQPLRIIA
- a CDS encoding alpha-ketoacid dehydrogenase subunit beta, giving the protein MTYREALRETLREEMRRDDDVFLIGEEIGVFEGSYKITAGLLAEFGEKRVRDTPIAEEGFVGAAIGAAMLGLRPVVEIMTINFSLLALDQIVNHAAKIYGMFGGQTSVPMVIRTPGGGGQQLGATHSQNIELYYAFVPGLKVVAPSTPADARALLKAAIEDDDPVLFLENLSLYNTKGEVPVDLPAAQIGKAAVTRAGTDITLIGYSRMATVATQVAERLAAEGVSAEVIDLRSLRPLDRETLIASVRKTGCAVVGEDDWLTYGIGAEIAASISDGAFDYLDAPVRRVAMAEVPLPYAKPLEKLALPSADSLYTAAVETLAAVGRRS
- the pdhA gene encoding pyruvate dehydrogenase (acetyl-transferring) E1 component subunit alpha; protein product: MTTTSAPRKTTRRTTKSAPVTAESAFATEDPAILRGLFRDMLFVRRFEERTAQSYQQAKIGGYCHLNLGEEATVVGLGAAMRPTDYLFTNYREHGYALAKGIEPGRVMAELYGRATGTSKGWGGSMHMYDTATRLLGGYAIVGGQVPLAIGAALAIDYRGGDDVVVCQMGEGTTNIGAFHESLNIAALWRLPVVFLVINNQTGMGTTVEHSSAEPDLWKRAAAYRMRGERVDGTDVLAVRDMASELIEAARREGKPALLEAVSYRLKGHSVVDPAKYRSTEAVATAREHDPIALWQHRLLAADVLTDQSLAEIEREVTESVAAAVEFADASPHPDPSSLFDYNYATPVPSDSRRLPADPLFTV